The following are from one region of the Hypanus sabinus isolate sHypSab1 chromosome 14, sHypSab1.hap1, whole genome shotgun sequence genome:
- the LOC132404415 gene encoding general transcription factor II-I repeat domain-containing protein 2-like — translation MENSKKRKVTEENRTFNDTWTDSFAFTVDETGLPVCLICNEKLANNKKSNVARHFQNKHAAFAQKYPDGDERKKAVSELMRKFDLSKNHFQKWMKSGKSTTYASYIAAQEIVRHGKQFTDGEYIKESFIKISEHLFTDFKNKSEIVQKIRDMPLSAKTVKDRTIKMAEDITRQQIKDINSAVAYSIACDESKDKGDIEQIALFCRYVNSAGPQEELIELIPLKDQTRGEDICEAVLNCLRAKGIKTTHLVSVATDGGTEYDGNAQGNCGFTAEVAGQKAADFSLHLAPRGTVRSNISSGMHRSNGCCHSDCQ, via the coding sequence atggagaattctaaaaaaagaaaagtgactgaagaaaacagaacgtttaatgatacgtggacagattcatttgctttcactgttgacgagactggtttaccggtatgcttaatatgcaatgagaaactagcaaacaacaaaaagtcaaatgtcgcaaggcatttccagaataaacacgcagcctttgctcaaaaatatccggatggagatgagagaaaaaaagccgtttcggaactgatgcggaagtttgatctgagcaaaaatcatttccagaaatggatgaagtctggaaaatcaacgacatacgccagttatattgccgctcaggaaatagtcaggcacgggaagcagtttacagatggtgaatatataaaagaatctttcattaagatttcagaacatctattcacggactttaaaaacaagagtgaaattgtgcagaaaatcagggatatgcccctctctgcaaagactgtcaaagacagaaccataaaaatggcagaagacatcacaagacagcaaattaaagacatcaattcagctgtggcctactcgattgcctgtgacgagtctaaagacaaaggtgatattgaacaaatagcgttgttctgccggtatgtaaactctgccgggccacaggaagaactgattgagttgatacctctaaaagaccaaacacggggggaggacatctgtgaggctgtcttgaattgtttaagagccaaaggaataaagaccacccatctggtgtcagtagctactgatgggggcaccgaatatgacgggaacgcacaagggaattgtggctttactgcagaagtcgctggacagaaagctgctgacttttcactgcatcttgcaccaagaggcaccgtgcgctcaaacatttcctccggaatgcacagaagtaatggatgttgtcattcagattgtcaataa